The DNA sequence CACAAACTGTTTCAGGGTCAACTTGTAATCAGTGCAAAGTATAATCCATAATTAGGATCGACTTGtaatcaatataaaatataatccgTAACCAGTGAACAACACTTCATGATCAGTGTACAAGACTTCGTAATCAGTGCACAAAACTGTTTGTAATCAGTCTAAAAGACTCCGTAACCAGTGAACAAGCTTACATAATCAGTGCACAAGACTATTTCAGACTACTTCAGGGTCGActtgtaaattttaatcaatGCAGAAGACTGTTTTAGAAACCCGAAGAAGGTTATGATAGTACTAATCTGTCCATTTTTATGCTTCCTTGGGAAAGAATACCTCATGTACATAGAGTAGCTAATCCATCATAAAATGAGTACATGACAGATGTTTATGAATTGTGCTGGTATCTGATATAGATGTcctgttttttgtttgtttcagGATCCTTCTTTTATAACGATAATCTGGATTGCTTTTTAcactaaatatattaaaaacaagagAAGATCATACACAGGTTTTCATTCATATGAGAATCCAAGTATCCTGAGGGCCTCACTTTCATTTATCCAATGATAACCGGATTGTCTATGTTCTCATATCAGTTTGATTCTCCATTGAATCCTAATCACACTACATTAACATTAGAATCTTAAATCTTCAACAACTGTTGTTGCTAAATCTGTCACGGTTACACTGAATGAAACTCGGACTTTAGGAAGTGACACTAAAGGAAAGCTTTTATACAATTGACTCATATCTAGAGaatataaattacaaacttCTAAACTAATTAAGCACAAAGGCAGATAAAATATCAGATGGGTAATGTTTCTTGTATCCGTTCCTCAACTCTTCTATGATTTAATACTTCCCTTGCTCGAGCACTCCTGTGCTGCAAACGCTGGTGTAGCGTCTCAGACATCTGGTCAAAGAAGTCAGAGTCCCACCTTTGTATCAACAAAGGGTCTTCTGCGAAACAAATGTATATGGATGTAACAGCACTTTCTACCACAACCATTGCGACCCCAACCTAGTAAATCCAACAATTATAGTCAAATCATAAATGCAGAAACAAGTTTAAAAAACATTGTGCGAGCAGAAGGCATTGTTAAATAGGCTGAATTTACCAAAGTAAAGGAGTTGTTTTTTAACAATTCAGACTTCAGAGGTCTCTCGGTCACCTATGTTGGAAGAAACCTGGTATTCTGGTAAAGATTTCTGGGAGAAAATACCAGGGACGAAGGACAAATGGCCTAAACTATTACAGAACTCCACTAAAAAAAACTACTTGTGCCTGAAACTTCTAGACTCACCTGCATGCCCCAGACCTAGCTGTACAACATGGAAAAGAAACTTTTGGCATCTTAGAGAAGTTATGGGGGTGAACATAAGAGACTCGAAGCAGAAGCTCCATAAAGAATGTAATGATCTCCATCTTACAACTATTGGCTTTTGTTGGTATCTATATTCCAAGCCACCTAGAACTGAACGAAAACTTTAATCACAAATATGAAATTTCTACATTTTCTCGATAGCTTTTAGTTTTCAATCTTAAGATATGTTTCTGTGGTCAAGTAAGTAGGTAACATAATATTTAGCCATTTAACTAAGTGCATAACACTGGAGAAAAGTGTAGCAGACTGTTAAAGTAGAGCCaatataatcaaatcaaaaggTCATCATCAAGCACGCAAACAGCGGAGCTTTACTGTTTTACTCATCTAACAGGTGGATAATGTTAGTTTAAGCCCATAAATCTTTTCTACACTGGGTATGACAATTCAGCAGTTACGAAGAAAAATAAAGACATAGAAAAAGACAGAAAACGAAGATGAGCATATAATGAGTATTTTACCAAGATCATGCCCATCAACATGGCAGTGGATCCAACCATAATCACCCTGTCAGGATACTTAATCCTTGTCCAAACTCCTGCACAAGTTCCACTAAGGAGGCCGCCCAAAAGAGCACCCATCAGAAGAACTGATCCGGAACAATCGTACGCAACAAGAGCTTCAACACCAGTTGACTGGAACAACTCCCATGCATCTCTCGCTGATTTGTTGAAGTTTTTTCCAAATATTGCAatctgaatataatataataatttaagattGTCGTATTTGTCTAACAAATAGCCCAACATAAACATAAGATTTGCATTTTAcacaaagttttccattaaacaAAAACGGGTCTTTTAAACTTTCTTTTTCCTAACTACACTTGCTTAGCTTGCTGAGCAATTCTTTAAGAAAAAGTCTTTATTAACAAAAGAAATGTACAAGATGCATCCACAAAATGCAGAACTTCATAGGAAGGGTAAGGACAGTATCTACTTCCTTTCTCTTCAAAGATTAGATTGATCCAAGAGTAAAAATGCTCAACAGTTAACTTGACAAGGCAATTTGCTTATTCCACAGCCAAACTAGTATTTTATTCAGTATACCTAAAAAAAGTTGTTATGCAACTAGGAATCAACTCCCCAACACATGTATAGGGGATGCAATCATTACTATCCACTTAAAAAGCTTTAGGAACAAAAgtggaaaaaagaagaagaaaactgaacaaaaaaaatagattacctGGACGTAGGCGTACTTGTTAAAAAACCGAACAAGAGTCTCCACCAGGTGAAACAAGAAATCAACACAGCAGAGCAAACATTCATTGTTCCCAATCTTTGACCTAAATCCTCTAATCTACAAAATACAAGTCAAATATTTACAAGGTTATAGGCTTATAGCTAGTAACACGTGCAGTATAGATTCACCAGCAGTTACAGTTTTGGATGGCTCGGACATAAAGTATTATATCTATACCTCCCATCGTAATGTTCTTATAGCAGCTGTAAAGAGTGATCCATAGCAGATACTGCCAAAAGACGTTGTCACGGCATATCTTAGACATTTCATGAGTGGTTTGTGAGGCATTGAGGCTGCTTCTCGACCACCGTGAAAAAGAACAAGGAACACCATCCCAGAAACTATAACATGTACTGTATTACAGAGAACTGCACCTGTCCAAAACAAACTTACAGATAGTACCTGCAAAGACAACAAAACTCTTCATCTCTTAGAAATGAAACCTGTAATTGAAAGTGTTCCGACCGATACTTATAATGCGACGATTAGCAAAACTTGCCAGCTCACCACAAGTAGCCACCAGCGTCCACCATCACCCATGCTTGAAGCCACAACTCCAGCTGCTCCAAAGGACCATAGTCCTAGCCACAAAAGCATTACCATCATAAATGCACATGCTACTCTCATAACTTCAGGATAATTCCAGACCAACTTCACTGCTTTTAGCAGCACCAGCATGGTAAATGGAAACCTAGATCAAATCGGTACACAAGTTTAATAGCTTACTTTGCTGGTAAGCagaatctttttaaaatttataatcatattaCATAAAGATGCAACCATGAGGCACAGAGATCAATCTAACCAAGGAGATAAGACAAGAACATTCTGTTGAAAGAATAGGAAATCTATACTTAGTCATAATACCTGTCTATAACAGCCATGACGTACAAGAACTGCAAACCAGAACCAATGGCGAAAACAACACCCCAAAAGAACTGTTCGGTCCAAAAGCAGAAAACACTGATCACAGCAAGATAAGTAGTCAAAATATGAACTGAGAACTTCATCATCTGGTTTGCCCGTGAGCCAAGCAGCAACAACCATGTCCACCCAAGGACCGTTGCAACTGCACAAGCAACAGCATACAGTGGCCAGTAGTCCTCCGTTAAACCTGCTTGATTCTCTAGTATTCGAGATGTGTATCTATCTATATTAAGCCTGTCCTTCTTCCTAAACCTATTCA is a window from the Daucus carota subsp. sativus chromosome 8, DH1 v3.0, whole genome shotgun sequence genome containing:
- the LOC108197536 gene encoding uncharacterized protein LOC108197536, which produces MNNSRSPSSVSSSDDSASVATTQQNAGRSLRSADGSNSLSSGQALEVTRRWRDVFWSVVFVAHLICLGVVLGVLGLNRFRKKDRLNIDRYTSRILENQAGLTEDYWPLYAVACAVATVLGWTWLLLLGSRANQMMKFSVHILTTYLAVISVFCFWTEQFFWGVVFAIGSGLQFLYVMAVIDRFPFTMLVLLKAVKLVWNYPEVMRVACAFMMVMLLWLGLWSFGAAGVVASSMGDGGRWWLLVVLSVSLFWTGAVLCNTVHVIVSGMVFLVLFHGGREAASMPHKPLMKCLRYAVTTSFGSICYGSLFTAAIRTLRWEIRGFRSKIGNNECLLCCVDFLFHLVETLVRFFNKYAYVQIAIFGKNFNKSARDAWELFQSTGVEALVAYDCSGSVLLMGALLGGLLSGTCAGVWTRIKYPDRVIMVGSTAMLMGMILVGVAMVVVESAVTSIYICFAEDPLLIQRWDSDFFDQMSETLHQRLQHRSARAREVLNHRRVEERIQETLPI